One Maridesulfovibrio bastinii DSM 16055 genomic region harbors:
- the larC gene encoding nickel pincer cofactor biosynthesis protein LarC translates to MKVLYYDCFAGISGDMNLAAMINLGVDADFLKTELDKLGLQDEFELIVSSDSRNGIHGTKVDVVLKNQDCGHHHHHIHADNNASKASNSAKGHHHSGHGHDHSHGEHEHSHAPNRNFSDIREIINKSTLSKEVKDTSISIFEKVAVAEAAVHGKTIDEVHFHEVGATDSIVDIVGAAICFHKLGVDAVWGSPVELGGGFVRCAHGVMPVPAPATAEILKNVPSRRGASDHEATTPTGAAIIKTLVSSFPSSPVMEITETGYGIGHRKTEFPNFLRVFLAESQDSADGNISSKACLLQCNIDDMTAEMLGAALETLMEKGAMDVYFTPVTMKKNRPGTMLSVLCSEDDKEHFTRLLFYHTTTLGVKCFPLDKTALERKFETVQTDLGPVTFKHALIDGEIYRSKPEFEDCRKIAREKDISLSRVYEIINKKSV, encoded by the coding sequence ATGAAAGTATTATATTATGATTGTTTTGCCGGAATCAGCGGCGATATGAATCTTGCAGCTATGATCAACCTTGGTGTTGATGCCGATTTTCTTAAAACTGAACTGGATAAACTCGGTCTTCAGGATGAATTCGAGCTGATCGTCAGTTCTGATTCGCGTAATGGAATTCATGGAACAAAAGTTGATGTTGTTCTTAAAAATCAGGACTGCGGGCATCACCACCATCATATTCATGCTGATAACAACGCAAGCAAGGCTTCAAATTCAGCGAAAGGGCATCATCATAGCGGACACGGACATGATCATTCGCATGGCGAGCATGAACATAGTCATGCACCTAACCGTAATTTTTCAGATATCAGGGAAATTATAAATAAAAGTACCCTTTCCAAGGAAGTGAAAGACACAAGCATCAGCATTTTTGAAAAGGTTGCTGTTGCTGAAGCGGCCGTGCATGGCAAAACCATTGATGAAGTACACTTTCACGAAGTCGGGGCAACTGACTCCATAGTGGATATTGTCGGTGCGGCAATCTGTTTTCACAAGCTTGGGGTTGATGCTGTCTGGGGCTCTCCTGTTGAACTTGGTGGCGGTTTTGTTCGCTGCGCCCATGGAGTTATGCCCGTTCCTGCTCCTGCCACTGCCGAAATATTAAAGAATGTCCCCAGCAGAAGAGGAGCTTCTGATCACGAAGCAACTACTCCGACAGGTGCTGCAATAATCAAAACACTTGTCAGTTCGTTCCCGTCTTCTCCGGTTATGGAAATAACTGAAACCGGTTATGGCATTGGACACCGCAAAACTGAATTTCCTAATTTTTTAAGGGTGTTTTTAGCTGAATCTCAAGATTCTGCTGACGGAAATATATCCAGTAAGGCCTGCCTGTTGCAGTGTAATATTGATGATATGACGGCTGAAATGCTTGGAGCCGCTCTGGAAACGCTGATGGAAAAAGGGGCTATGGATGTTTATTTCACCCCGGTTACAATGAAAAAGAACCGTCCCGGAACCATGCTTTCCGTTCTTTGCTCGGAGGATGACAAAGAACATTTTACCAGATTGCTGTTTTACCATACCACCACACTTGGAGTGAAATGTTTTCCGCTGGATAAAACAGCTTTGGAGAGAAAGTTTGAAACTGTGCAGACCGATCTCGGTCCTGTGACTTTTAAGCATGCTTTAATAGATGGTGAAATTTATCGCTCCAAGCCTGAATTTGAGGATTGCAGAAAAATTGCCCGTGAAAAGGATATATCTCTGTCCCGGGTTTACGAAATAATAAATAAGAAAAGTGTTTAA
- a CDS encoding aldo/keto reductase — MHYRTMPKNGDKLSALGFGCMRLPMTDGKIDEQRAVSQIRKSIEDGINYLDTAWPYHNGESEPLLGKALKDGYREKVKIATKLPTWLVTSREDMDKFLNAQLERLGTDHIDYYLVHGLSGDSWDNISALGVMEFLDKAVEDGRIINAGFSFHGESEDFKRIVDAYPWVFCQIQYNYLDEHFQAGTSGLEYAASKDIGVIIMEPLRGGCLGLAEAPKEVAEIWGRSEVKRTPVEWALRWVWNHPEVTVVLSGMNNEDHISENMRIASEAEPESLTADELSLIKQAADKYRELMQVGCTGCGYCMPCPAGVIIPSCFDYFNRMHMFGDEKEAKRLYNIFAGGTVTQRGSGLASQCVGCGECLTKCPQKIRIPDMLERVAREMEN, encoded by the coding sequence TTGCATTATAGAACTATGCCCAAAAATGGAGATAAACTGTCAGCTTTGGGATTTGGATGTATGCGTCTGCCTATGACAGATGGTAAAATTGACGAGCAGAGAGCTGTTTCTCAGATTAGAAAATCAATTGAAGACGGAATAAATTATCTGGATACGGCATGGCCGTATCATAATGGTGAAAGTGAGCCTTTGCTTGGTAAGGCTCTTAAAGACGGTTACCGGGAAAAAGTTAAAATAGCCACCAAGCTTCCTACATGGCTGGTGACCAGCCGTGAAGATATGGATAAATTCCTTAACGCCCAGCTGGAGAGGCTCGGCACAGATCATATAGACTATTATCTTGTGCATGGTCTTTCAGGGGATTCCTGGGATAACATCTCCGCATTGGGTGTTATGGAATTTCTGGACAAGGCTGTGGAAGACGGCAGAATAATTAATGCCGGTTTTTCATTTCATGGGGAATCCGAGGATTTCAAAAGAATAGTCGACGCCTACCCGTGGGTTTTCTGCCAGATTCAGTACAACTATCTTGATGAGCATTTTCAGGCCGGAACCAGTGGTCTTGAGTACGCTGCGTCAAAAGATATCGGTGTGATAATCATGGAACCTTTGCGCGGGGGCTGTCTGGGCTTAGCTGAAGCTCCTAAAGAAGTTGCTGAAATCTGGGGCAGATCTGAAGTTAAGAGAACCCCTGTGGAATGGGCTTTGCGCTGGGTCTGGAATCATCCTGAAGTTACAGTCGTATTATCAGGAATGAATAACGAAGATCACATAAGTGAGAATATGCGTATTGCATCTGAGGCTGAGCCTGAATCCTTAACCGCAGACGAGCTTTCTCTTATTAAACAGGCTGCGGATAAATACAGGGAGCTTATGCAGGTCGGCTGCACCGGTTGCGGTTACTGTATGCCGTGTCCTGCCGGGGTAATCATTCCATCCTGCTTTGACTACTTCAACAGAATGCACATGTTCGGCGATGAAAAGGAAGCCAAAAGGCTGTATAATATTTTTGCCGGAGGTACCGTTACTCAGCGTGGATCAGGTCTGGCTTCCCAGTGTGTTGGTTGTGGGGAATGTCTTACCAAGTGTCCTCAGAAAATAAGAATTCCGGACATGCTTGAAAGAGTTGCCCGTGAAATGGAAAATTAA
- a CDS encoding dihydrolipoyl dehydrogenase family protein, with amino-acid sequence MTKYEYDVAVIGAGPAGGSVAGKCSSAGMKVAVIEKFGLGGTCPLVGCEPKKVLADITETVEKYNNSNKHGVLGKGSVEWSELIKFKRSFTDPITAIVRRHYISKGIDVFDGPAVFSGPQSIKVKGKEIHAKKICIAGGARPRTMGITGEELVSTSTDFFEFDELPKRISFIGGGFISFELAHIAALAGVKATIINRSDRVLRNFDIDLTKRLCAKLEDIGVKIVMNEPAVSLQKTDSGLILKTGPQGNNSFEADCFIHGAGRIPDIEGLRADIAGVETTSGGIDVNEYMQSVSNPSVYAAGDVVNRGMPLTPVASLEAEIAADSIINGNNKTIDYGLIPYALFTYPPIAAVGLLEEKAREKGLDFEVLSKDASRWSEYKRLGQDCAEFKLLIEKGSRLILGAHIMGDRAEEIINLITLGMRCGITIDALADMVWAYPSFGYTLKYLLR; translated from the coding sequence ATGACAAAGTATGAATATGATGTTGCGGTTATCGGCGCCGGACCTGCTGGCGGTTCTGTTGCCGGAAAATGTTCCTCAGCCGGAATGAAGGTTGCTGTGATTGAGAAGTTCGGTCTGGGTGGAACATGCCCTCTGGTTGGATGCGAACCTAAAAAAGTTCTGGCAGATATTACTGAAACCGTAGAAAAATATAATAACAGCAATAAACACGGAGTGTTGGGGAAAGGTTCTGTTGAATGGTCCGAGCTTATAAAGTTCAAGCGCTCGTTTACTGATCCTATCACCGCCATTGTGCGCAGACACTACATTAGTAAGGGCATAGATGTTTTTGACGGTCCTGCTGTTTTCAGCGGTCCCCAAAGTATTAAGGTTAAGGGTAAAGAAATACATGCTAAAAAGATATGTATAGCCGGAGGGGCTAGACCAAGAACTATGGGAATTACCGGAGAAGAGCTGGTCTCAACAAGCACTGATTTTTTTGAATTTGATGAACTTCCGAAACGGATATCTTTTATTGGCGGTGGCTTTATCTCATTTGAGCTAGCCCATATCGCTGCGCTTGCCGGGGTAAAGGCGACTATTATCAATAGAAGTGACAGGGTACTCAGAAATTTTGATATTGATCTGACAAAACGTTTGTGCGCGAAGCTGGAAGATATCGGCGTGAAAATAGTTATGAATGAACCGGCTGTTTCGTTACAGAAAACAGATAGCGGACTTATTCTTAAAACCGGACCGCAAGGTAATAATTCTTTTGAAGCGGACTGTTTTATCCATGGTGCAGGCAGAATCCCGGACATAGAAGGATTACGCGCAGATATTGCCGGAGTTGAAACAACTAGTGGCGGAATAGATGTTAATGAATATATGCAGAGTGTCTCGAATCCTTCGGTTTATGCCGCAGGAGACGTAGTCAATCGCGGAATGCCTCTTACTCCGGTAGCATCTCTTGAAGCTGAAATTGCTGCTGACTCAATCATAAATGGAAATAATAAAACCATTGATTACGGATTGATTCCCTACGCCCTGTTTACTTATCCACCAATAGCGGCAGTGGGACTGCTTGAAGAAAAGGCCAGAGAAAAGGGCTTGGATTTTGAGGTGCTCTCTAAGGATGCTTCACGATGGTCAGAATATAAAAGACTGGGGCAGGATTGTGCCGAATTCAAATTGCTAATTGAGAAAGGATCAAGACTTATTTTGGGTGCGCATATAATGGGCGACCGTGCTGAAGAAATAATAAATTTGATAACCCTCGGCATGCGTTGCGGGATAACGATTGATGCCCTTGCCGACATGGTCTGGGCTTACCCATCGTTTGGATATACTCTTAAATATCTGTTGCGTTAG
- a CDS encoding DUF1566 domain-containing protein — MSDKTITHPVTKIRPLSTGQNDCHDENGNIVNCAGSGQDAEFSSGIKWPDPRFETNGETVTDLLTGLIWSKNSNPAGFPMLWEESLDFIDSLNSQNFAGRNDWRMPNRKELHSLISFNENKPAIAAPNPFGKIFLAWYWTSTSYAGSLKHAWRVQLEGGRMFFGAKTEYSLLWPVCGESSNLALTGQKANYDQKKRDNQHGMEWPKHRFMDEGETVADALTGLRWMKKADLCGAVSWKEALEKVAELNAGDSKNNWRMPNIRELESLIDASESYPALSDKHPFTDTGDVYWSSTSSSFEYDWAMAIYLDKGAVGVGFKTGDPFLVWPVADIKD; from the coding sequence ATGTCTGACAAAACCATAACACATCCCGTAACAAAAATAAGGCCCCTATCAACAGGACAAAATGATTGCCATGATGAAAATGGAAACATTGTAAACTGCGCCGGAAGCGGTCAGGACGCCGAATTCTCTTCAGGAATAAAATGGCCGGACCCAAGATTTGAAACAAATGGAGAAACTGTCACTGATCTTTTAACAGGACTTATCTGGAGCAAAAATTCAAATCCGGCAGGCTTCCCCATGCTGTGGGAAGAAAGCCTTGATTTCATCGATTCATTAAACAGCCAGAATTTCGCAGGTAGAAACGACTGGCGCATGCCAAATAGAAAAGAACTGCACAGCCTTATCAGCTTTAATGAAAACAAACCTGCCATAGCTGCACCAAATCCGTTCGGTAAAATTTTTCTAGCCTGGTACTGGACTAGTACCAGTTACGCCGGAAGCTTGAAACATGCATGGCGGGTTCAACTTGAAGGCGGCAGAATGTTTTTCGGAGCAAAAACAGAATACTCCCTTTTGTGGCCTGTATGCGGTGAAAGCAGTAATCTTGCTTTAACCGGGCAGAAAGCAAATTACGATCAGAAAAAAAGAGACAACCAGCATGGCATGGAATGGCCGAAGCATAGATTTATGGATGAGGGGGAAACAGTAGCAGACGCACTGACAGGACTTCGCTGGATGAAAAAGGCTGACCTGTGCGGTGCTGTATCATGGAAGGAAGCCCTTGAAAAAGTAGCAGAGTTAAACGCTGGTGATAGCAAAAACAATTGGAGAATGCCTAACATACGTGAACTTGAAAGCCTGATTGATGCTTCCGAGTCCTATCCGGCATTATCTGACAAGCATCCTTTCACCGATACCGGAGATGTTTACTGGTCATCAACTTCCAGCAGCTTTGAATATGACTGGGCTATGGCCATCTACCTTGATAAAGGAGCTGTAGGCGTCGGTTTTAAAACAGGAGATCCTTTTCTGGTCTGGCCGGTTGCCGATATTAAAGATTAA
- a CDS encoding efflux RND transporter permease subunit, translating to MSGNSEGLIKSLVRYFLTSRMAIVVLLASFALGGAALIVTPREEEPQIVVPMADVLVQAPGASAEEVEMLVTTPLERLLWQIDGVEYVYSISRKDSASVTVRFFVGEDREDSLIKLHNTILKNQALVPSIVTGWAVKPVEIDDVPIVSLTLYPEKGYSDRYSDFDLRRIAEELYHRLAELENISRVSIYSGRSREVRVEISPERLAGYNISPLEVQEALRGADRSMSAGCFIAANKRKDVVSQSFLLSADEAAALVVGVSDGNPVYLRDVADIIDGPAEPRSYSRIGFSDFYLKSINSGAESSSPAVTLALAKKKGTNAVDVADNIIVRMNELKSEVLPDGIAVRVTRNYGETAQEKVNELLSSLGYAIVTVVVLLVFTLGWRESVVVALAVPMSFSLALFMSQLFGYTINRVTLFALILSLGLVVDDPITNVDNIQRHILKGKKNPLEATLDGVREVLPPVIMSTLAIIVSFVPLFFITGMMGPYMAPMAATVPLTVTFSTVAALTVVPWMAYILLKNKKPVAVSAGSENTNGAFDGVHPRLLSIYQKLITPFLESKFYRRLLLSGIILGLAGSILLVVFRFVPVKILPFDNKNELQLVIDMPEGSPLEATDRVVRKFENYLRGVPEITDFESFTGQPSPMDFNGMVRHYYWREQPNLADIRINFLKKEDRDEQSHAIGLRIRRDLQKIAMENGAVLKIVESPPGPPVISTITTEVYGRPELSYQDLVSGAVHLKKLMFKEPNVVDVDDSSEEPRTMYDFVLDKEKAALHGVSTADVVETLRLALSGDVPASIHSPRERQPLPVRVVLPVRLRSGPEILGELRLKTSSGALVPLAELGNFREIKEDQPVYHKNLKRVAYVYAETAGQAPGEVVYDLKDRLKTDPMPAGTRSEWAGEGEWKITVDVFRDLGIAYAAALTGIYILMIIETSSFLMPLLIMSSIPLTMLGILPGFWLLNMVAGRMVGGYADPVFFTATSMIGMIALGGIVIRNSIVLIDFIKSSVAEGYNLKKAIVLSGAVRLRPIVLTALTTALGAWPITLDPIFSGLAWALIFGLFASTAFTLVVVPCGYYVMYRKEV from the coding sequence ATGAGCGGGAACAGTGAGGGACTGATCAAATCACTGGTCAGATATTTTCTTACTTCACGCATGGCCATTGTTGTTCTGCTGGCATCTTTTGCCCTCGGCGGTGCAGCTCTTATCGTGACCCCAAGGGAAGAAGAACCCCAGATTGTCGTTCCTATGGCGGATGTTCTGGTTCAGGCTCCGGGCGCTTCGGCTGAAGAAGTTGAGATGCTGGTCACAACACCTCTTGAAAGGCTTTTGTGGCAGATAGATGGTGTGGAGTACGTTTATTCAATTTCCCGGAAAGACAGTGCCTCGGTTACCGTCCGTTTTTTTGTCGGTGAGGACCGCGAAGATTCACTCATAAAGCTGCACAACACCATTCTTAAAAATCAGGCACTGGTACCTTCCATTGTTACCGGGTGGGCCGTGAAGCCGGTAGAGATTGATGATGTTCCCATTGTTTCGCTGACACTTTATCCTGAAAAAGGATACTCAGACCGCTACAGTGATTTCGATTTAAGGCGTATTGCCGAAGAATTATATCACCGCCTTGCAGAACTGGAAAATATTTCAAGGGTTTCAATTTATTCAGGAAGAAGTAGAGAGGTCCGGGTCGAGATAAGCCCGGAACGTCTGGCAGGATATAATATTTCTCCTCTTGAGGTGCAGGAGGCTTTGCGTGGTGCAGACAGATCCATGAGTGCCGGTTGCTTTATTGCCGCCAATAAACGCAAGGACGTGGTTAGTCAGTCTTTTCTTCTTTCTGCGGACGAAGCGGCTGCTCTTGTCGTGGGTGTTTCCGATGGCAACCCGGTTTACCTTCGTGATGTTGCGGACATAATAGATGGTCCGGCAGAACCACGCAGTTATTCCCGAATCGGATTTTCTGATTTTTATCTGAAAAGCATAAACAGCGGAGCAGAAAGCTCTTCTCCGGCAGTGACCCTTGCTCTTGCCAAGAAAAAAGGCACAAACGCTGTGGATGTTGCCGATAATATCATTGTCAGGATGAATGAATTAAAATCCGAAGTTCTTCCTGATGGTATAGCTGTTCGTGTCACCAGAAATTACGGAGAAACAGCACAGGAAAAAGTAAACGAACTGCTAAGCTCTCTCGGCTATGCCATCGTAACGGTTGTTGTTCTGCTGGTTTTTACTCTCGGATGGCGCGAATCAGTTGTTGTCGCCCTTGCTGTTCCGATGAGTTTTTCGCTGGCTTTATTTATGAGCCAGCTTTTCGGATATACAATTAACAGGGTTACACTTTTTGCCCTTATCCTTTCTCTTGGTCTGGTTGTGGATGATCCTATAACCAATGTTGATAATATTCAGCGTCATATTCTGAAAGGTAAAAAGAATCCTCTTGAGGCTACTCTTGATGGTGTGCGTGAAGTTTTACCACCTGTCATCATGTCTACTCTGGCGATCATTGTTTCTTTTGTTCCTTTGTTTTTTATTACCGGAATGATGGGACCGTATATGGCTCCTATGGCGGCAACCGTTCCGCTTACAGTTACTTTTTCAACAGTAGCGGCCTTAACTGTGGTTCCGTGGATGGCCTATATACTCCTTAAAAATAAAAAACCGGTTGCAGTCTCAGCTGGTTCTGAAAATACAAATGGAGCTTTTGACGGTGTACATCCCCGTCTGCTTTCCATTTATCAGAAATTAATAACTCCGTTTCTTGAAAGTAAATTTTATCGCAGGTTGTTACTGTCCGGAATAATTTTAGGACTGGCCGGAAGCATCCTGCTGGTTGTTTTCCGCTTTGTTCCGGTTAAAATTTTACCGTTTGATAATAAAAACGAATTGCAGCTTGTGATTGATATGCCTGAAGGTTCGCCCCTTGAGGCTACAGACAGAGTTGTCAGGAAATTTGAAAATTATCTGCGCGGAGTACCGGAAATAACTGATTTTGAAAGTTTTACCGGCCAGCCTTCACCGATGGATTTTAATGGTATGGTTCGCCACTATTACTGGCGTGAACAACCTAATTTAGCCGATATCAGGATTAATTTTTTAAAAAAAGAAGACAGGGATGAGCAGAGTCATGCTATCGGATTGAGAATCCGCAGGGATTTACAGAAAATAGCCATGGAAAATGGAGCTGTTCTTAAAATTGTTGAATCACCTCCGGGACCTCCGGTAATTTCAACTATCACGACCGAAGTTTATGGGCGGCCTGAACTTTCGTATCAGGATCTTGTAAGCGGGGCTGTTCATCTGAAAAAATTGATGTTCAAAGAGCCGAATGTTGTGGATGTTGATGATTCTTCAGAAGAACCAAGGACCATGTACGACTTTGTGCTTGATAAAGAGAAAGCCGCTCTGCATGGAGTCAGCACCGCAGATGTAGTTGAAACGCTTCGTCTTGCTCTTTCCGGTGATGTTCCGGCTTCTATTCATTCTCCGCGTGAGCGTCAGCCACTCCCGGTGCGCGTTGTTCTGCCTGTAAGGCTGCGCAGTGGACCGGAAATATTGGGAGAGTTAAGGCTCAAAACCTCTTCAGGCGCCCTTGTCCCCTTGGCTGAACTTGGAAATTTCAGGGAAATAAAAGAAGACCAGCCTGTATATCATAAAAATCTCAAACGGGTGGCCTACGTCTATGCTGAAACAGCAGGGCAGGCTCCGGGTGAAGTTGTTTATGATTTAAAGGATAGGTTGAAAACAGACCCCATGCCTGCCGGAACACGTTCGGAATGGGCCGGAGAAGGGGAATGGAAAATTACAGTTGATGTTTTTCGTGATCTTGGCATTGCGTATGCTGCGGCCTTGACCGGTATTTATATCCTGATGATTATTGAAACGTCCTCATTTTTGATGCCACTGCTCATAATGTCGTCCATTCCGCTGACCATGCTTGGCATCCTCCCGGGATTCTGGCTGTTGAATATGGTTGCGGGCAGGATGGTGGGCGGTTACGCCGATCCGGTATTTTTTACCGCAACAAGTATGATCGGAATGATTGCTCTTGGCGGCATAGTCATTAGAAACTCGATCGTTCTTATTGATTTTATTAAATCATCCGTAGCCGAAGGGTATAACCTGAAAAAGGCTATAGTTCTCTCCGGTGCGGTAAGGCTGAGACCGATTGTGCTGACAGCTTTAACAACAGCTCTCGGAGCATGGCCCATAACACTGGACCCTATTTTTTCAGGGCTTGCATGGGCTCTTATTTTCGGTCTTTTTGCTTCGACTGCTTTTACTCTGGTTGTTGTTCCCTGCGGTTACTACGTTATGTACCGCAAAGAAGTATAA